Proteins from one Telopea speciosissima isolate NSW1024214 ecotype Mountain lineage chromosome 1, Tspe_v1, whole genome shotgun sequence genomic window:
- the LOC122651682 gene encoding type I inositol polyphosphate 5-phosphatase 10-like — protein MEKISYLLCFCSIFSSSASEFKLMFPVKNKQWSLKESTSRLGNLKFRSHKSPMENVIASQTLRVFVATWNVGEKPPHSDLNLDNFLQVEDPSDIYVLGFQEIVPLNAGNVLVMENNEPATKWLALINQSLNKTSKDLKANGGLLFFQKPSLKKVSKSFRTEKGRRLKICNCPSDLERKNSKDSCFGCQESYIYEDDSSSEEDDGSNSFMMTGITTNQLKYSLIASKQMVGIFVTVWAKKELVQHIGHLRLSCIGRGILGYLGNKIP, from the exons atggaaaagattAGTTATCTCCTCTGTTTCTGTTCCATCTTCTCTAGCTCTGCTTCTGAATTTAAATTGATGTTTCCTGTGAAAAACAAACAGTGGAGTTTGAAAG AATCTACTTCAAGGCTTGGGAATTTGAAATTCAGAAGCCACAAATCTCCAATGGAAAATGTTATAGCTTCTCAAACCTTACG CGTTTTTGTAGCAACTTGGAATGTAGGTGAAAAACCCCCTCACAGTGACCTGAATCTTGACAATTTTCTTCAAGTGGAGGATCCATCAGACATTTATGTTTTAGG TTTTCAGGAAATAGTACCCTTAAACGCTGGAAATGTGCTAGTTATGGAAAACAATGAACCAGCAACAAAATGGCTAGCTCTCATCAACCAGTCCCTGAATAAAACTTCCAAAGATTTGAAGGCCAATGGTGGTCTACTGTTCTTCCAAAAGCCTTCTCTTAAAAAAGTTAGTAAAAGCTTCAGGACAGAAAAGGGAAGACGCCTCAAGATTTGTAATTGCCCTTCagatttggaaagaaaaaatagtaaAGACTCCTGTTTTGGATGCCAAGAATCTTATATTTATGAAGATGATTCATCTTCCGAAGAAGACGATGGTTCAAATAGTTTCATGATGACAGGGATCACCACTAACCAGCTGAAGTATAGCCTCATAGCCAGCAAGCAGATGGTGGGAATTTTTGTCACTGTTtgggcaaagaaggaacttGTTCAACACATTGGACATTTGAGACTCTCCTGTATTGGGCGTGGAATATTGGGGTACCTTGGAAACAAG ATCCCATGA